The following coding sequences lie in one Lolium perenne isolate Kyuss_39 chromosome 2, Kyuss_2.0, whole genome shotgun sequence genomic window:
- the LOC127334772 gene encoding uncharacterized protein: MAASALFLANHLPSTATARYHHRHHRLLQPRRQQLPPGSLASRAIRPQPRRRLSAVKETKEEEAKTAEEITEKYGLEVGLWKIFSWKEEEGGEEGGEKKTKSRTDQAKDLLAKYGGAYLATSITLSIISFTACYLLINAGVDVQQLLAKIGITTDETGGKVGTFALAYAAHKAASPIRFPPTVALTPVVANWIGKITKGGD, translated from the exons ATGGCAGCTTCAGCACTCTTCCTCGCCAACCACCTCCCGTCCACGGCCACGGCCAGGTATCACCACCGTCACCACCGATTGCTGCAGCCCAGGAGGCAGCAGCTCCCGCCCGGCTCGCTCGCCTCTCGTGCTATCCGGCCTCAGCCGCGCCGGCGGCTCTCCGCCGTCAAAGAAACCAAGGAGGAGGAGGCCAAGACGGCCGAGGAGATCACCGAGAAGTACGGCCTCGAGGTCGGCCTCTGGAAA ATATTCAGCTggaaggaagaggaaggaggcgagGAAGGGGGAGAGAAGAAGACCAAGTCGAGGACCGACCAGGCCAAGGATCTCCTGGCCAAGTACGGCGGCGCGTACCTGGCCACATCGATCACGCTCTCCATCATCTCCTTCACCGCCTGCTACCTCCTCATCAACGCCGGCGTCGACGTCCAGCAGCTACTCGCCAAG ATTGGCATCACCACGGATGAGACCGGAGGGAAGGTCGGGACATTCGCACTGGCCTACGCGGCGCACAAGGCGGCCTCGCCGATAAGGTTCCCGCCGACGGTGGCACTGACGCCGGTCGTCGCCAACTGGATAGGGAAGATCACCAAGGGAGGCGACTGA